The Salvelinus alpinus chromosome 14, SLU_Salpinus.1, whole genome shotgun sequence genomic sequence CATAGCGAAGGTCGCGCGCACAGTGCACTGCCTGGTGGTGCATCAAGTCCGACATAAAGGGAGAATTGCTGAAAGGCACCAGGCATATTGTAAGAATCCGATGCACATTCTACATTCATCCACTAGAAAATATAttgcaaatatatttaaaaagtgTACACCGGCTTTTATTGCTGTCGCTTTAAGAGCTATATATATAATTGGCAGTATATTTTCTAGTGGATGAATGTAGGATGTGCCTCTGATATATACGGTGGGCGGGCGTTAGCACGAGAGGCGGGACTTCCAGGCAGCATGTGGGCGGTTCTGATTTGACAGAAGGAAGAGGATCAGTGACAGAAAGGAACCATACCTCAAAAGCCGGGTTGTTCTGTTGGTTTCTTGAAGAAACTGGTATCTATGGCCGTTAAAGGGATGAATCTATGCAGTGTTTGCTGTCTTGTCCTTTATTTCGTTACAGCAGTGCTTGCAGGGTAAGTACGTGTTTCTATATAACCCGAACACACCGTCTCTGCAATGGTCAAACCGGTTCAAACGCGGTATCGCTAGTTGGTACACATGTTTCATTGTGATTGGTCTACGCTTCTGAAGCCCGTTCTCCATGTgtaaaatagctaacgttagctagctactatttgGAGGGGTAAAGAAGCAATCTCAGCAATGTGAACAACACTTTAAATAAAGTCCTTGTTCATAGGGTAGTCAACATCACCCTGCCTGATCCTTTGTTTCCAGCATCGTGAATCGTGTGTATCTACTCGAGGGAATGACATGGAAGAGTGGGCTAACTTGCTCAACTGGCTTTGTACTCCAAAAATGAGAGCCGTTGATATCAAACTGAATTACTCTGGACTGGGTGATGCCCATTTAGAATGATTTACTTCACAAAGATTCTTAGTCTGATAAACCACACGTTTGTGAACCCTACTCCACTTGTCACTATCATGAAGGGGAACTATCTAAGATCCGGTAGGTAGCTAGACACCCCCTCTTATTTTCACCTCTATCTACAGGCGAGATTTCTACAAGATCTTGGGGGTGAGCAAGTCTGCATCTGTGAGGGACATCAAGAAGGCTTACAGAAAGCTGGCTCTCCAGCTGCACCCTGACAGAAACCCAGATGACCCAACTGCTGCTGACAAATTCGCAGACCTGGGGTCAGCCTATGAGGTAGGAAGTAAACCCCGGTATCACTTATCTCTCTGGTAATTGTTATTTGCCTGGCACTTTTGTTTTACAATATGTGCTATCAATATCATGCCATGATGATCTTGTCTTGTGTAGCTAGTCTCAGAAACAATACCCATCAACATCATTGTCAGTCTCATGAAGAGATGTAAAAGATATGAATGGCAAATGAGTGTTGAGATGATAGTACTCTATTGTTATGTATAATTTATTAACCTTTTATAATAGTCATTTGATCTGGGTGTGTAATAATATTTGGCTTCAGCATGCTATCTCATTTTCGTTACGATCGAGGCACCGAAACGAAAGTATTTTGTAAGAAACTGAAGCGACCTATTTGGTTGTTGTTGGAAACGACATAGTGATTTTGATTGGCCAAGAAGACCGTGTGGCTGCCTCTGATTGGCTCATACTGTGGTCAGTGTTCTCTCATGAAAGCACGACGTGGAGCACTCGGAGCGGCTCAGTGAAACATCCCATGATGCGCACCTCACCAGTGTCATCATGATCACTGATAACGTGTAGATTTGAAACATCATCCAATTTCATGATTGATACATTTTGCATGGTTAAGCTATTTAAGTGGGTGAAATGTGATGTTAAGAATTTGTAATTAAAGTTAATTTCATGTTGCTAATGTAAAGAAACCATGTACTCTACAGTATTTTGTGGCTTAAAAAGAGTCAATCCCTGATGTTGTGCTGTTTGTAGGTGCTCTCTGATGAAGAGAAGAGGAAGCAGTATGATGCATATGGAGAGGATGGTCTGAAAGAGGGCCACCATGGTTCTCACAATGATATCTTCTCCAGGTACAGGAGGTTTACCTAATAGATTGCTATACTGTACATGATGGTTTCAGAATATAGGATCTCGGTGTTTAACAATGATATCCTCATCATCCTTGTGGGTATATGTCTATGTGGTCGCTCCGAGACCAGGCTTACCAGGGCTTTACTTTGTAATAAATGCTTAATACCGGGCTGAAGTGCGTTAAATTACAAGCTCCCGCTACAAGCAGTGCTTgatttggactgaaataggtgctggtactcattttgggtgccggtactgtttattTTTAGGTGCAGGATCTACACAATACTTTTGAGATAAtgttctataagaggaacaggagctcaagcagtagaacatttgaggtgccggtactgaGCTCCTGTCTATGTCAAGCACTGGCTACATTCCAAATAATGTCTCTTACGCCACTGTTACCTCACACTCTGTTGCCTCTTCCAGTTTCTTTGGTGACTTTGGcttcatgtttggaggaaaccgGCAAGGACAACAGGACAGGAACATCCCCAGAGGAAATGACATTGTGCTGGACCTGGAGGTCACACTCGAAGAGGTGTACTCTGGGAACTTTGTAGAGGTACACTTCAACCCTTATGGTGGTCTGTATATACTGTCCATATCCAAAATctgtcttgcctactacttacttAAACTACATACTGTGCACTGTTtagtaaaaatgtatgtagtaagCATAAAATAACATACTAGGCTCCTCCATACTGAGAATGCATCATCTAAATTGCATACATTCCCGCCATTCGTTAATTTTGGTACGCTGCGTAACCTTGTGATTTATCAGCGACTCTCTTCCTCAATGGTGTGCAGTGAATTCTACTAGATATCAAGCTGAATGgagtatgacatcctggcattgAAAGCATACTGAATTAAAAAAATGTCACCTACTATATAACTTTCTATTTTCGCATACCCAAAATGCTACTATTTAGAACGCAAGTAcgggtattcggacatggccactGTATACGATTTGTATGCTCCACCAGGCCTACCCTATTCCAACACATACATCCTAATCTCATCACGTCACCTATATGTTCATCTCAGGTTGTTCGTAACAAGCCTGTAGCCAAAGAGGCCCCTGGGAAACGGAAATGCAACTGCAGACAGGAAATGAGGACGACGCAACTCGGACCTGGACGCTTCCAGATGAGCCAGGAAGTAGTGTGTGATGAGTGCCCCAATATAAAGTGAGTCACTGCTTCAGGGGTGCTGCTTTGTGGTTGACTCTGTCCTGCACCCTGTTGTGTGCATGTTGGGTTGGGTGCTgtcagcaaaaaaacaaaaagaaTGTGCAAATTTATACATTTTAAAGATGTGATTtataccagtggttcccaaccaggggtactaggaccctgggggtacttggcaaATCCACAGGGGTGACTTgcgaagactcatgagaccataggcctactggtaaaaatgcacatgaggggatacttcaggggtactccaggcagaacaacatgtagttggtggtacagtaactgaTAAAGGTTGGGAACCTCTGTTCTATACTGTCATATTGACTGTGCATCTGGTTAAGACTGTTAACACAGGAGTCAATGGGTTCTTTCTTTATGTGATGAGGATGATAATGTGACTGTCTTATGATCCCAGGCTGGTGAATGAGGAGAGAACTCTGGAGGTAGAGATTGAACAGGgagtgagagatgagatggagtaCCCTTTCATTGGGGAAGGTAAGCTACTTACTCAACCATCAGGATAatgggtgtaaaaaaaaaagtttttacaaGTGGTATCAGTGTCTAACTCATAACTACGTCTCTCAAGGCGAACCTCACATCGATGGAGAGCCAGGGGACCTACGCTTCCGCATCAAAGTTATGAAGTAAGAGCAGCATTTCCTTATTTCACAAATAATATAGTGGCTCTAATCAGGGTACTATTAACTTCTATAACTTCTCTAGGAGCCATGCTTTGTTGGTATAGGACATTATGTCAACACTAATACATTAGTGTTATGTaaagatcagtggaggctgctgaggggaggacggctcataataatgtctggaatggagtgaatagaatggtatcaaacacatgaaaaacatgTTTGATACCCTTTACTCCactccggccattattatgagccgtcctcccctcagcagcctccactggtaaagATTTTTGGAATGTTCGCTACTTGCATTCACCGTTGTCTATGCGACTCAAACCTTGTATCTA encodes the following:
- the LOC139539059 gene encoding dnaJ homolog subfamily B member 11-like; this translates as MAVKGMNLCSVCCLVLYFVTAVLAGRDFYKILGVSKSASVRDIKKAYRKLALQLHPDRNPDDPTAADKFADLGSAYEVLSDEEKRKQYDAYGEDGLKEGHHGSHNDIFSSFFGDFGFMFGGNRQGQQDRNIPRGNDIVLDLEVTLEEVYSGNFVEVVRNKPVAKEAPGKRKCNCRQEMRTTQLGPGRFQMSQEVVCDECPNIKLVNEERTLEVEIEQGVRDEMEYPFIGEGEPHIDGEPGDLRFRIKVMKHPVFERRGDDLYTNVTISLVEALVGFEMDIIHLDGHKVHIVRDKITKPGARVWKKGEGLPNFDNNNIRGSLIVSFDVEFPETQLNDNQKEGVRGILKQASVQKVYNGLQGY